Genomic window (Daucus carota subsp. sativus chromosome 5, DH1 v3.0, whole genome shotgun sequence):
attGACCcaattgctgacacgaacacgacctgtTGCCTGAAATTGTCACCCCTAATATTTTGGATACCCAGTTTGTTTGGGAAGGTCGctgtgaaattattatttttgttgggGTATCGAGATATGATTTGTTTGCGCACCTGCTTTTCCTGCTCACTAAATTCGCGCACCTGCTTTTCTGCTCACTAAACTTTATAAAGTCACGACCCCTGCACATCATCGTACCCAATATCATATCTCCTCCATGGAGTTCACAACACCCAACTCCCAACCGTCCATCCGCCGCCGAGTAGTGGCGCTGCCATTTCCCGGCAGAGGCCACATCAACCCAATGATGAACCTCTCCATGCTTCTAGCTTCCAAGCACCCCGATTTCCTCATCACCTTTATCGTCACCGAGGAGTGGCTAGGATTTCTAGGCCCCGAAACAGACCTTCCACCCAACATAAGTTTCGGCACCATTCCGAATGTCATACCATCTGAGCTGGTTCGAGCCGCTGATCATCCGGCCTTCGTCGAAGCAACGCTAACCAATATGGAGGAGCCAATCGAGCAATTACTTGACACGCTTGGTTCGCGGCCTGTGGTAATTATTTATGATGTTTTTCTTGGTTGGGTACCTGGATTAGGCAGAAGGAGGAATGTTCCTGTGGCTTCACTTTGGCCAATGTCTGCCACTGTGTTTTCGATGTTTAAGCACAATCATCTCCTATTGCGAAATGGGCATCTCCCAGTAACTAATTTGTCAGGTTAGTTGTCTAGTTAATGTATATACCCGGAGACGAATCTAGTAAGAAGCACGAGTGACATTGTTTCATTTGGTCATcctttacaaaattataaaaatgcctttacaaaatttaataatatacaaaTGCTTTCCGAAAATTTGTTACGTGCCTCCAAGATATGAATCAGTCCTCCCCTGCATTTACTCTGTCTGTTCCTGAGTACATGTCAATTTTATTGACTAGTTAAATTGActataatttgattaaaatttatatttattatataaattttgatgtgTTGTTTTCTTAAAACTAGAGCAAGGAGAAAATGAGATAGATTACATCCCTGGAGTGCCTTCATCGCGTGTGCTTGATCTTCCCACGCCATTTTATGGAAGAGGTCAGCCTATCTTACATAGAGCTCTTGAAGGTGTTTCGGTGGTGCAAAAAacaaattttcttttacttACTTCTGTCTACGAGCTCGAACAGCAAGTCATTGATGCTTTGAGAGCTGAGTATTCCATGCCTGTCCATGCCATTGGTCCTGCCATCCCTTACTTCAAAATCAGACAAAATTGTTCaactgaagatgaagatgtccCTGATTACATCAAATGGTTAGACAATCAACCTGATGGTTCTGTCCTGTACATTTCTCAAGGGAGTTTTCTGTCTGTTTCTAGTGATCAACTGGAGGAAATTGTTGCgggggttcttgatagtggagTGACGTATTTCTGGGTAACAAAAATGGAATCTTCTCGGATTAGTAGTGGGAACGGGTTGGTTGTGCCTTGGTGTGATCAGTTGAGGGTTCTGTGTCATCCTTCGGTTGGCGGCTTTTGGTCACATTGTGGATGGAATTCTACTAAAGAAGGTGTGTTTGCGGGTGTTCCCATGCTTACTTTGCCTATAATGTGGGATCAAATTACAAACAGTAAAACTATTGTGGAAGAGTGGAAGACTGGATGGAGAGTGAAGTGCCGAAGTGCAGTTGAAACAATAACGACGAGGGATGAAATTGCTAGACTTGTAAAGAGGTTTATGGACTTGGAAAGTGATGAGGGGAAAGAGGTGAGGAAAAGAGTGAGAGAATATAAGGAGATAGCTCGCCAATCTACAGCAAGAGGCGGATCATCTGACATTGCTCTTGATGCTTTCATCGACAACATTTTGCAAACCAAAGTAGATTAAAATTTTCTGCCTAATTGTTACCAGAATAGTACCAGATTATTCGAATGGTAATTGTTTAGTTATTGTTTCTAAGAATAAACTATTAAGGTTAATACTAAATTGCCCATGTTCTGGTCAGCTCCATGTTTAGATATCTGAAATTCTACTCTTAAAATTTTTCTATAATTATCTATGAAGTAAATTTATTTCCATGGCTGAACTATAGCCAGAAGGCTATGACTACGTAGCAAGAAACAAACAATTAGTCGCTtaactgtaacctggatgctcTTCTGTTCAATTTTTGTAATTAATCATCTCCGAAATATAAAGGAAGAAAACAAGGGCGATGAGAACTAGACTTGACACTAGTGGATTCATGGTACTCTCGGGCGAGGTTACAGTATCCGGACCTTCTTCTGGGAATAGTCACGTTCTTTGCAGAGTTTACATTCCTCGAAAGCTACAAGCATTTGAGGAGGAACCATGCGCATTGATTATGTTTTTACTTCAGTAAGGGTGCTAACGTCATTTGACATGACATCCTATTTAACGGTCTATTGAAATCGTTCGGATGCTAATGGGGTGCCCGTATTGGACTCGTTCGGATGCTAATGGTGGACTCGTTCGGATGCCCCTCTCTTTAGATTCATTTCCTCATTGAGGTAGTTTAAACTTCTGTATCTAATTAATGTTTGCCAACTAAGGTCCGACTATATTAAGAAAATTTGGAACAAATCCAATTGAAGATACGTTAGATTACAAACCTCCAAAAAAACTGACGTTCAGCATTCAAATTTACAACTAGTTCTGCAGACCATCCTACTTTTCGTCTGAAATGGGCTCTACTTCCGGAGACTCCCCACCATCCATCCAACGCCGCGCAGTGGCGATTGCATATCCTGGAAGAGGCCACATCAACCCCATGATGAACTTCTGCATCCAACTAGCTTCCAAGCAACCTGATTGGCTCATCACCTTTGTTGTCACTGAGGAGTGGCTAGGATTTCTAAGCTCCGAAACAGGGCTGCCACCTAACATTAGTTTCGGTACCATTCCTAATGTCTTACCATCTGAGCTGGTTCGAGCTGCTGATCATTCGGGTTTCTATAAAGCAATATTAACGAAGATGGAAGAGCCGGTGGAGTGCTTGATTCGCCAGCTGGACTCGAGGCCTCTGGTAATTATTTACGATTATTTTCTGTCTTGGGTACCAGGGCTAGGGAACAAGAGGAATATCCCGGTGGCTGCACTTTCTCCGATGTCGGCTCGGATGTTTTCGATGTTCATGCACCATCATCTTCTTGTACAAAATGGTGATCTCCCAGTTCACAACATGTCAGGTTAGTTTGAAATGATTTGCAATAATTTTATACTtgctatatattaaaattgcaACAAAATTTGTACATTTGATAATTTAGTTTGTGCTTTGTCTCCTCATTTTGATTTGAATTCGATTAAAGAGCAAGGAGAGAATGAGGTAGATTACATTCCTGGTGTACCTTCGACTCGCGTACTAGATCTTCCCTCATCATTTCATGAAAGTGGTCAAGCAATCCTGCCTGGAATTCTTGAAGCTATGTCAATGGTGAAGGAAACACAGTGTATTCTATTTACTTCCTTTTACGAGCTTGAACAACAAACCATCGATGCTCTGAGAGCTGAGCTTTCCATGCCTGTCTATGTCATTGGTCCGGCAATCCCTGACTTCAAACTCAAACAAAACTTGTCGACTAATATTGATGCCCCTCATTATATCAAATGGCTAGACAATCAGCCTAATAATTCTGTCCTGTACATTTCTCAAGGGAGTTTTCTTTCTGTTTCAAGTGTTCAATTGGACGAAATTGTTGCtggggttcttgatagtggggTGAGATATTTCTGGGTAACTAAAACGGAAGCTTCTCGGGTTAGTGGTGAGAAGGGGTTGGTTGTGCCCTGGTGTGATCAGTTAAGAGTCTTGTGTCATCCTTCTGTTGGCGGTTTTTGGTCACATTGTGGTTGGAATTCTACTAAAGAAGGTGTGTTTGCTGGTGTTCCAATGCTAACTTTCCCTATAATCTTTGATCAAAACATGAATAGTAATGCCATTGTTGATGATTGGAAGACTGGATGGAGAGTCAAGAGATCAACTGCAGTTGAAAAGTTAGTAACAAGGAACGAAATTGCTGGACTTGTAAAGAGGTTTATGGACTTGGAAAGCGAAGAAGGGAAAATGATGAGGAAAAGAGTGAAGGAACTTGAAGAGATTGCTCGCCAAGCTACTGCAGAAGGCGGATCATCTGAGAATGACATCGATGCTTTCATTCAGGACATTTTGGAATCGGACAGGGATTAAGCTTCTCTGCATGTTTGCCAGATGAACACCAGATTATTCGAATAAATTTCAGTATCATCAGTTTATTTGTGTTAACTCCCTTTACAGGAGACTGAAAACATTAATCTTGTCGAAAGCAAAACATTACTTGTTTATTCTAAATGATTATCTGCCCTTGCAAAATATTGCTCTAGATTAAGTTTATCTTTCATGTTTTGAATTTCGATACCTTGACCAAGTCTGTTCAATTCTTGTTATATTGTTGATGTCTGAGGCAAAGTTATTAGTATGCTTAGTAAGACTGTCCCAGTGCCATTGAGGAGCTTGCTCTGAGACTTGATACCTTAGGCACGGGCCTCGTCTGCATCTACCCTTATGTTAAACGCCTGCCAGTGCTGAGAATCAAGAGCATAtcgaatattttttaatgaaaactcTTTACTTTAAATGTATCTTTTGGATAACATCAAACAGACAAATAGGTAACGCCAAAGTTTGCGTTTATTAGAGCAAAGGCAGCATGATTTGAAGAAAACGAGAAGATATGCAGATACTCAGCAACTACTTgttcattattaatttatactgcacAACAAGTGGAACTCGATAAACAAGCTCACAGAGTCACTGTAAGtaaataaaatcaaacaatcTCCTCATTTCCACACTCATCGGGACCAATGCCAGACTTGAAACCAGTTACCACGGCTCACCTGGTGGCTGTACCATTTCCGGGCAGAGGCCACATTAATCCTCTGATCAACTTCTGCAAAGTACTAGCTATCAAGCGACCTGATATAATAATAACCTTGGTTGTTACTGAGGAGTGGCATGGGCTGTTAATCTCTGAAGAGGTGCCACATAACTTAACTTTTGGAACGATTCCTAATGTCCTGCCGTCTGAGCTGGTCCGTGCTGCTGATTTTTCAGGTTTCTTCGAAGCAACATTAACGAAGATGGAAGAGCATGTAGCACGACTAATTGACCACTTGGCTTTGCGGCCTATGCTGATTATTTACGATTTCTTTCTAATGTGGATCCCAGAAGTAGGGAACCGAATGAATAttcctgtagcttcattttggccAATGTCTGCTACTGTGTTTTCGATGTACCAGTATCGTCATCTCCTTGTGCAAAATGGCCACTTTCCGGTAACTAACTTGTCAGGTtagttaaaaatgaaattacatAATCTCCACATTCATACTGTTATACTGTTATATTGGTTTTTTGTTTGTAAATTTGGCATTTGACTAAATACAGAGCAAGGAAATATTGAGATAGATTACATCCCTGGTGTTCCTCCAACACGCGTACTAGATCTTCCATCACTATACTATGGTAGAGGTCAAGATATCCTTCATAGACTTTTTGAAGCCCTTTCACAGGCAAAAAAGGCACAGTATTTTCTTTTCACTTCAGTTTATGAGCTCGAACACCAAGTTATTGATGCTCTGAAAGTCGAGTTTTCCATGCCTGTCTACACCATTGGTCCTGCCATCCCTTACTTCAAAATCAAACAAAGCTGTTCTGCTGATAATTATCAAGACATCCCTTATTATATCAGATGGTTAGACAGTCGGCCTAATGATTCTGTCTTGTACATTTCTCAAGGGAGCTTTCTTTCGGTTTCTGGTGATCAAATGGAAGAAATTGTTGCaggggttcttgatagtggagTGAGCTATTTGTGGGCAACAAGAATGGAAGCTTCTGTGATTGATAGCGCGAAAGGGCTGGTTGTGTCTTGGTGTGATCAATTAAGGGTCCTGTGTCATCCTTCTGTTGGCGGTTTCTGGTCACATTGTGGGTGGAATTCTACCAAAGAAGGCGTGTTTTCTGGTGTTCCAATGCTCACGTTGCCTATACTGTCGGATCAGTTTACAAATAGTAAGACCATTGTGGAGGATTGGAAGACTGGATGGAGAGTCAAGAGGCGAACAGCGGTTGAAGTATTGGTGACAAGGGCTGAAATCTCAAGACTTGTCAAGGGGTTTATGGACTTGGAAAGTGATGAGGGGAAAGAGATGAGGCAAAGAGCGAAAAAACTTGAGCAGATTTGTCGCCAAGCTACAGCAAAAGGTGGATCATCTGAGAATGCCATTGATGCTTTGATCAGCAACATCTTGCCTGCACACAATTAGTCACCAGCCTTCTCAGTTTAATGTTTTTTCTAAACCTCAAGAttgataataattaattaagttcCTGGTCAATTTTGATGGTGATCTGGtttttagaaaattagtgtAATTGTATTTGCTAACAAGATTCAGTGGAATAAGGGGACGGGGCTGTCACGCATTAATATTATGACAATGGGCAAAGATTACGTTTATCAAAGCCAAAGTAACATGATTTTAAGAAAACGAGAAGCGATCTTGACCAATAAAGAGCTAACTTGTTCACTTTCTTGTCAAGTGTGCTGCTCTGTAACCAAgctcatttaaatattttggaGTTGGATTCTTTCAGGGAGACTCCTGACTCGATGTTGATAAAATTTGGAACGAggaaagaatgaaatgaaaaattataaaaaaaataaattatgaagaAAGAAAATTGTACGAGAAAATAGTGACTAAAAATGAGTGAGACTAAATTTTTAATGATGAAGATTGAGGAAACATGACG
Coding sequences:
- the LOC108220805 gene encoding UDP-glycosyltransferase 87A1; this translates as MEFTTPNSQPSIRRRVVALPFPGRGHINPMMNLSMLLASKHPDFLITFIVTEEWLGFLGPETDLPPNISFGTIPNVIPSELVRAADHPAFVEATLTNMEEPIEQLLDTLGSRPVVIIYDVFLGWVPGLGRRRNVPVASLWPMSATVFSMFKHNHLLLRNGHLPVTNLSEQGENEIDYIPGVPSSRVLDLPTPFYGRGQPILHRALEGVSVVQKTNFLLLTSVYELEQQVIDALRAEYSMPVHAIGPAIPYFKIRQNCSTEDEDVPDYIKWLDNQPDGSVLYISQGSFLSVSSDQLEEIVAGVLDSGVTYFWVTKMESSRISSGNGLVVPWCDQLRVLCHPSVGGFWSHCGWNSTKEGVFAGVPMLTLPIMWDQITNSKTIVEEWKTGWRVKCRSAVETITTRDEIARLVKRFMDLESDEGKEVRKRVREYKEIARQSTARGGSSDIALDAFIDNILQTKVD
- the LOC108222459 gene encoding UDP-glycosyltransferase 87A2 is translated as MGSTSGDSPPSIQRRAVAIAYPGRGHINPMMNFCIQLASKQPDWLITFVVTEEWLGFLSSETGLPPNISFGTIPNVLPSELVRAADHSGFYKAILTKMEEPVECLIRQLDSRPLVIIYDYFLSWVPGLGNKRNIPVAALSPMSARMFSMFMHHHLLVQNGDLPVHNMSEQGENEVDYIPGVPSTRVLDLPSSFHESGQAILPGILEAMSMVKETQCILFTSFYELEQQTIDALRAELSMPVYVIGPAIPDFKLKQNLSTNIDAPHYIKWLDNQPNNSVLYISQGSFLSVSSVQLDEIVAGVLDSGVRYFWVTKTEASRVSGEKGLVVPWCDQLRVLCHPSVGGFWSHCGWNSTKEGVFAGVPMLTFPIIFDQNMNSNAIVDDWKTGWRVKRSTAVEKLVTRNEIAGLVKRFMDLESEEGKMMRKRVKELEEIARQATAEGGSSENDIDAFIQDILESDRD
- the LOC108222492 gene encoding UDP-glycosyltransferase 87A1 encodes the protein MPDLKPVTTAHLVAVPFPGRGHINPLINFCKVLAIKRPDIIITLVVTEEWHGLLISEEVPHNLTFGTIPNVLPSELVRAADFSGFFEATLTKMEEHVARLIDHLALRPMLIIYDFFLMWIPEVGNRMNIPVASFWPMSATVFSMYQYRHLLVQNGHFPVTNLSEQGNIEIDYIPGVPPTRVLDLPSLYYGRGQDILHRLFEALSQAKKAQYFLFTSVYELEHQVIDALKVEFSMPVYTIGPAIPYFKIKQSCSADNYQDIPYYIRWLDSRPNDSVLYISQGSFLSVSGDQMEEIVAGVLDSGVSYLWATRMEASVIDSAKGLVVSWCDQLRVLCHPSVGGFWSHCGWNSTKEGVFSGVPMLTLPILSDQFTNSKTIVEDWKTGWRVKRRTAVEVLVTRAEISRLVKGFMDLESDEGKEMRQRAKKLEQICRQATAKGGSSENAIDALISNILPAHN